A single Leptospira biflexa serovar Patoc strain 'Patoc 1 (Paris)' DNA region contains:
- a CDS encoding pirin family protein gives MEATNPNKSTVQKKFYPANERGHVNFGWLDSHHSFSFGHWYHPEKTNFGALRVLNDDIVEPSMGFGTHPHQNMEIVSIPLFGELAHKDSTGTNGIIKTGDVQIMSAGSGIQHSEFNHSSDKKVNFLQIWILPKVANIQPRYDQKTFHEAGRLNRFQTVVSPIDEEAVWINQDAYFSLATLEPGNTLSYKVHAPNQGIYAFLIQGKLEVAGTTLERRDAVGLWGIDEYQFEAAVKSDFLVIEIPMK, from the coding sequence ATGGAAGCAACAAACCCAAACAAATCCACGGTTCAAAAAAAATTCTACCCAGCAAACGAACGCGGGCATGTCAATTTTGGTTGGTTGGACAGCCACCACTCCTTCAGTTTTGGCCATTGGTACCACCCTGAAAAAACCAATTTTGGTGCACTGCGTGTATTGAACGACGATATTGTAGAGCCAAGTATGGGATTTGGAACACACCCCCACCAGAATATGGAAATCGTCTCCATCCCACTCTTTGGGGAACTGGCACATAAAGATAGTACAGGTACGAATGGCATCATCAAAACAGGAGATGTTCAAATTATGTCTGCTGGATCGGGGATCCAGCATTCGGAGTTCAATCATAGCTCAGACAAAAAAGTCAATTTTTTACAGATCTGGATACTCCCCAAAGTGGCCAATATCCAACCTAGGTATGACCAAAAAACCTTTCACGAAGCGGGGCGATTGAACCGGTTCCAAACCGTTGTCTCTCCGATCGATGAGGAAGCCGTTTGGATCAACCAAGATGCTTATTTTTCGTTAGCAACATTGGAACCAGGCAATACACTTTCTTACAAAGTGCATGCGCCAAACCAAGGAATTTATGCCTTCCTCATCCAAGGAAAATTGGAAGTAGCGGGCACCACTTTGGAGCGTAGGGATGCAGTTGGTCTTTGGGGGATTGATGAATATCAATTTGAAGCTGCTGTGAAATCAGATTTTCTTGTGATAGAAATTCCTATGAAGTGA